One Desulforhopalus sp. DNA segment encodes these proteins:
- a CDS encoding proline dehydrogenase family protein: MINTIIAGLLPYLPKKFVWMFSKEYIAGETLVEAIENAKKLNSQGIMTTIDVLGEFITTLDEAEANKREYLEVIEEAEKAGVNGNYSLKPTFFGLLLDKNVAYGHIREVVAKAASFGNFVRIDMEDSPCTDMEIELYKKLKAEFPANVGLVVQAYLKRTLNDIKNLNDIHSIESPVNLRVCKGIYVEPETLVYKGYAEINQAFINDLEYMFQQKMYPAIATHDVQIINAAYALIEKYQVPRDAYEFQMLYGVTPSLRQSIVDKGHRMRVYVPFGKQWFGYSTRRLKENPKMAGVILKALFVKG, translated from the coding sequence ATGATTAACACCATAATTGCCGGTCTTCTCCCTTATCTGCCAAAGAAGTTTGTGTGGATGTTTTCCAAGGAGTACATAGCCGGGGAAACCCTCGTTGAGGCAATTGAAAATGCCAAAAAGCTGAATTCTCAGGGCATAATGACCACCATTGATGTTCTGGGGGAATTTATTACCACGTTGGATGAGGCAGAAGCCAATAAAAGGGAGTATCTGGAGGTCATTGAAGAAGCTGAAAAGGCGGGCGTGAATGGCAATTATTCTCTGAAACCTACCTTTTTTGGCTTACTGCTCGATAAGAACGTCGCCTATGGTCATATCCGTGAGGTCGTAGCCAAGGCTGCGTCATTTGGCAACTTTGTCCGCATTGATATGGAGGATTCGCCATGTACCGACATGGAGATCGAACTCTATAAAAAACTCAAGGCGGAGTTTCCAGCGAACGTCGGCTTAGTCGTTCAAGCATATTTAAAAAGAACGCTTAACGATATCAAAAATCTAAATGACATTCACTCGATAGAATCTCCTGTCAACCTCAGGGTCTGCAAGGGCATTTATGTTGAACCCGAGACACTCGTCTATAAAGGATATGCTGAGATTAATCAGGCGTTTATAAATGACCTTGAGTATATGTTTCAACAAAAAATGTATCCGGCCATCGCTACCCATGATGTACAGATAATCAATGCGGCGTATGCCCTCATTGAGAAATATCAAGTTCCCCGAGACGCGTACGAGTTTCAAATGCTTTATGGCGTAACGCCTTCTCTGCGTCAATCGATTGTCGACAAAGGTCACCGCATGCGCGTTTATGTCCCCTTCGGTAAACAGTGGTTCGGCTATAGCACCAGAAGATTGAAAGAAAACCCGAAGATGGCGGGGGTAATTCTCAAGGCCCTTTTTGTGAAGGGATAA